A section of the Candidatus Poribacteria bacterium genome encodes:
- a CDS encoding HEPN domain-containing protein → MRGGSSLLSSGKSKKLILTWQQWLNKAQDSITAGQNSLEAGDFASAVSRAYFAAFQAVTGALIKRGYQPNSETGNWGHKVTQNQFTILIQQVRFKRRRLRREREHFKGLYFYRAFADYGDDSIITTKLARQLVRESGQVVTLVQKLIEDGDI, encoded by the coding sequence CTGCGGGGTGGTTCTTCTCTTTTATCGTCTGGAAAGTCGAAGAAACTGATACTAACTTGGCAGCAATGGTTAAACAAAGCACAAGATTCGATAACTGCGGGACAGAATAGTTTAGAAGCTGGCGATTTCGCTTCTGCGGTGAGTCGGGCCTATTTTGCTGCATTTCAAGCGGTCACAGGCGCATTGATTAAACGAGGATACCAACCCAATTCGGAAACTGGAAATTGGGGACACAAGGTAACGCAAAATCAATTCACGATACTCATTCAGCAGGTACGTTTCAAACGCAGAAGACTACGGCGAGAGCGAGAGCATTTCAAAGGCCTTTATTTTTATCGTGCCTTTGCAGATTATGGTGACGATTCAATCATCACAACAAAGTTAGCGCGACAACTCGTTAGAGAATCTGGACAAGTTGTTACTCTCGTGCAAAAACTCATTGAGGACGGTGATATTTAA
- a CDS encoding DUF368 domain-containing protein, with protein MGYLSLVLKGCCIGVANVIPGVSGGTMAVMLGIYERLIRALRRIGFSTARKLLAIFPLKKGAISEARAELHRIDFGFLIAITFGALLAVVASARLIIYLLNEQHDPTYGFFSGLVLTSVIIPFKMLKRFTVKEVVSLLLAAGLTVGLTLSMSGEQRLESERRKHKLQDSQLSGSPITEVEGSTGESQDVSTDANHAVGVLLYLFLCSAIAVSAMILPGISGSFIFLVLGVYFDVLAAVDSRDWIVIGVVALGGVVGLLAFTRLLNYVLERHRDLTVSFLIGLMLASLYGLWPFRSYAMVGEERVNLAHILPHANMNLVVTVLAFLIGCGVVLLFYRLESRRN; from the coding sequence TTGGGCTACTTATCGCTTGTCCTCAAGGGGTGTTGTATCGGGGTGGCAAATGTTATTCCCGGTGTGAGCGGCGGCACGATGGCAGTTATGCTTGGCATCTATGAACGATTGATTCGTGCCTTGCGCCGCATTGGATTTTCAACTGCCAGAAAACTCTTGGCAATTTTCCCGCTCAAAAAGGGGGCAATATCTGAAGCGCGTGCGGAGCTGCATCGTATTGATTTCGGATTTTTGATAGCCATTACCTTCGGTGCGCTGCTCGCTGTTGTCGCGTCAGCCCGATTGATCATTTATCTGCTGAATGAGCAACATGATCCGACATACGGTTTCTTTTCTGGATTGGTGCTGACCTCTGTTATCATTCCGTTCAAAATGCTGAAACGTTTTACCGTCAAAGAGGTTGTTTCCCTTCTCCTCGCTGCGGGGTTGACGGTGGGACTAACACTGAGCATGAGCGGAGAACAGAGACTGGAGAGTGAGCGACGGAAACACAAACTGCAAGACAGTCAACTCAGCGGAAGCCCAATCACAGAGGTGGAGGGTTCCACAGGGGAATCACAAGATGTTTCAACAGACGCAAATCACGCGGTTGGGGTGCTGCTTTATCTGTTTCTGTGTAGTGCGATTGCGGTTTCTGCGATGATCCTTCCCGGCATCAGCGGCTCTTTCATCTTTCTTGTGTTGGGCGTGTATTTCGACGTACTGGCGGCGGTGGATAGTCGTGACTGGATTGTGATAGGGGTTGTCGCTTTGGGCGGTGTTGTCGGTCTGTTGGCGTTCACCCGATTGCTGAATTATGTCCTTGAACGCCATCGCGATTTGACGGTGTCCTTCTTAATTGGATTAATGCTTGCCTCATTATACGGGCTTTGGCCCTTCCGCAGTTATGCAATGGTCGGTGAGGAACGCGTTAACCTTGCACATATTCTTCCGCACGCGAACATGAATCTGGTTGTCACGGTTTTAGCGTTTCTGATCGGCTGCGGGGTGGTTCTTCTCTTTTATCGTCTGGAAAGTCGAAGAAACTGA